Proteins encoded in a region of the Altererythrobacter ishigakiensis genome:
- a CDS encoding c-type cytochrome has protein sequence MLIKRLFILVTPLLIAACVTDHNANALSESAAEGRAFAQTNCASCHALEDGVSPNPNAPSLRRAANRLPDWAIEASFERGVQIGHSMEMPAFVFEDGDIANLLAYLETLKEKD, from the coding sequence ATGCTGATCAAACGCCTGTTCATTCTTGTAACGCCGCTCCTCATCGCGGCGTGCGTGACCGATCACAATGCGAACGCTCTTTCGGAAAGTGCAGCGGAAGGCAGAGCCTTCGCCCAAACGAACTGCGCCAGCTGTCATGCGCTGGAAGACGGAGTTTCGCCCAATCCGAACGCTCCCAGCCTGCGCCGTGCCGCCAACCGATTGCCGGATTGGGCAATAGAGGCGTCGTTCGAGCGCGGCGTTCAGATCGGACATTCAATGGAAATGCCGGCCTTCGTGTTCGAAGACGGCGATATCGCCAATCTGCTGGCCTATCTCGAGACGCTCAAAGAGAAAGACTGA
- a CDS encoding DUF1330 domain-containing protein, translating to MIKFPDIAAAKSWYASDAYQQIIPLREEASDMSLVLHEVPS from the coding sequence GTGATCAAGTTTCCCGATATTGCAGCCGCCAAGAGCTGGTACGCCTCAGACGCATATCAGCAGATCATCCCGCTGCGCGAAGAAGCATCGGACATGTCGCTGGTGCTACACGAAGTGCCATCGTAA
- a CDS encoding TetR family transcriptional regulator C-terminal domain-containing protein produces MFREVCRVRAADPDAKGCMIVNAICELPAADQGLSQDMTILFGKSVRDIEALLGQAVRDGELSQDTDVRGLALAVKNQLLGLNLMSKTISEESELWLAAKISLSALGLYDDRGLAKA; encoded by the coding sequence ATGTTCCGCGAGGTCTGCCGCGTCCGTGCGGCTGATCCGGACGCCAAGGGCTGCATGATCGTCAACGCGATTTGTGAGCTACCGGCCGCGGATCAGGGCCTGTCGCAGGACATGACTATCCTGTTTGGTAAATCAGTTCGCGATATCGAAGCGCTGTTGGGACAGGCCGTGCGCGATGGCGAGTTGTCGCAGGATACCGATGTCCGCGGATTGGCGCTCGCGGTAAAGAACCAACTTCTCGGTTTGAATCTCATGAGCAAGACAATTAGCGAAGAGAGCGAATTGTGGTTGGCTGCCAAGATCAGCCTGTCTGCCCTAGGACTTTATGACGATCGCGGCCTTGCCAAGGCTTGA
- a CDS encoding SDR family NAD(P)-dependent oxidoreductase: protein MAGFSFDLTGRNALITGASSGFGERFGRLLSGSGANVALGARRIDKLEALASEIGDRARAVQMDVMLEADIIAGFDAAQEAFGTIDTVVANAGIDGGGLTTDVSEEEIERTLSVNLKGAILTAREGARRMIANKVPNGRIVMIASITAFEPSPTLVAYSASKAGVVQAARSMAREWARTGISINTISPGYIRTAINEEWFDTDAGQRHMKRFPRKRLMGMEGLDATLLMLCSDAAEFITGADFVLDDGQTL from the coding sequence GTGGCGGGGTTCTCTTTTGACCTGACCGGGCGCAACGCGCTTATCACCGGCGCTTCTTCAGGCTTTGGAGAGCGGTTTGGTCGCTTGCTGTCAGGATCGGGCGCGAATGTCGCATTAGGCGCGCGCCGGATCGACAAGCTGGAAGCACTCGCCAGCGAAATCGGCGATCGTGCGCGTGCAGTACAAATGGATGTCATGCTTGAAGCCGATATCATTGCTGGTTTCGATGCAGCACAAGAGGCGTTCGGTACAATCGATACGGTAGTAGCGAATGCAGGAATTGACGGAGGCGGGCTGACAACCGACGTCTCTGAAGAAGAGATCGAACGCACACTCAGCGTCAATCTGAAAGGTGCGATCCTTACCGCGCGTGAAGGTGCCCGGCGGATGATCGCAAACAAGGTGCCGAACGGACGGATCGTAATGATTGCTTCGATTACAGCATTCGAACCTTCGCCGACATTGGTGGCGTACTCCGCCAGCAAAGCCGGTGTCGTGCAGGCGGCGCGCAGTATGGCGCGCGAATGGGCGCGCACAGGCATCTCGATCAACACCATATCACCCGGTTATATTCGCACCGCGATCAATGAAGAATGGTTCGATACAGATGCCGGCCAGCGGCACATGAAGCGCTTCCCGCGAAAGCGCCTGATGGGAATGGAAGGGCTGGATGCGACGCTGTTGATGCTGTGCTCGGACGCAGCAGAGTTCATCACCGGCGCTGACTTCGTCCTTGATGACGGGCAGACGCTCTAG
- a CDS encoding aromatic ring-hydroxylating oxygenase subunit alpha — protein MNEIKNIANEPRCPGMSYTDMLEADTRTPPDYLFEETVADMGDDPISVDPYISEEFAKLEREKLWPNVWLFAAREDELPEPGDTVVFEINDKSFLITRQRDGSVKALYNVCLHRGRKLRTESGTTTQFRCPFHGFTWKTDGSLKEIPCEWDFEHLKNKDMSLPEARVELWQGFVMITENPDLPDFKTWLGPAASHYDRYDMENRYTGMWVAKKIPANWKATAEAFMEAWHSITTHPQLLPFLGDANSRYDHIGDHFNRAITPSGVLSPHLAGKDQHYVLDKMNQFSGGSDADTNRRFAASEEGSDFDENDPLMARKVLADAGRKGFAEQYGYDYSDASDAEILDNFTYNIFPNFSPWIGYLPTLCYRWLPGDTPDWCIMEIRLLFPTPKGEKRPKSVERLYIPDDEPFAWAKDTMGEALAGVFDQDMANLPHVQTGMKAMKDGLMELGHYQDSRVRHFQTTLMKYINGELPA, from the coding sequence ATGAACGAGATCAAGAACATCGCTAACGAACCGCGTTGTCCGGGCATGAGCTATACCGATATGCTCGAAGCAGATACCCGCACTCCGCCCGACTATTTGTTCGAGGAGACCGTGGCAGATATGGGCGATGATCCGATTTCGGTTGATCCCTATATCAGCGAAGAGTTTGCCAAGCTTGAACGTGAAAAGCTGTGGCCCAACGTCTGGCTGTTTGCGGCGCGCGAAGACGAATTGCCCGAGCCCGGCGATACCGTTGTGTTCGAGATCAATGACAAGAGTTTCCTGATCACGCGTCAGCGCGATGGCAGCGTAAAGGCGCTATACAATGTTTGTCTGCACCGCGGACGCAAACTGCGGACGGAAAGCGGAACAACAACTCAATTCCGTTGCCCCTTCCACGGCTTCACCTGGAAGACCGACGGCAGCTTGAAGGAAATCCCGTGTGAATGGGATTTCGAGCATCTCAAGAACAAGGACATGAGCCTGCCCGAAGCACGTGTGGAATTGTGGCAAGGCTTCGTGATGATCACGGAAAATCCCGATTTGCCGGACTTCAAGACCTGGCTCGGTCCGGCTGCATCGCATTACGATCGCTATGATATGGAGAACCGCTACACCGGTATGTGGGTGGCAAAGAAGATCCCGGCCAACTGGAAAGCGACTGCTGAAGCTTTCATGGAAGCCTGGCATTCGATCACCACGCACCCGCAGCTGTTGCCGTTCCTGGGTGATGCGAACAGTCGCTATGACCATATTGGCGACCACTTTAACCGTGCGATCACGCCATCTGGCGTTTTGTCACCGCACCTCGCGGGCAAGGATCAGCACTATGTACTCGACAAGATGAACCAGTTCTCAGGCGGATCGGATGCCGATACCAATCGCCGATTTGCAGCCAGCGAAGAAGGCAGCGATTTTGACGAGAACGATCCTCTGATGGCGCGCAAGGTGCTCGCCGATGCAGGGCGCAAGGGCTTTGCCGAGCAGTATGGCTATGACTATTCCGATGCGTCTGACGCGGAGATTCTCGACAACTTCACCTACAATATCTTCCCCAATTTCAGCCCGTGGATCGGTTACTTGCCGACGCTGTGCTATCGCTGGCTGCCGGGCGACACGCCAGACTGGTGCATCATGGAAATCCGGCTGTTGTTCCCGACACCCAAAGGCGAGAAACGACCCAAGTCTGTCGAGCGGCTCTACATCCCCGATGACGAGCCCTTTGCCTGGGCCAAGGACACCATGGGCGAAGCTCTCGCCGGCGTGTTCGATCAGGACATGGCGAACTTGCCGCATGTCCAGACCGGCATGAAGGCGATGAAGGATGGCTTGATGGAGCTGGGCCATTATCAGGACAGCCGCGTGCGCCATTTCCAGACCACGCTGATGAAATACATCAACGGCGAGTTGCCGGCTTAG
- a CDS encoding VOC family protein produces MARSETISALGDVMQLAFVPDDFDAAIKHWTETMGVGPFYLIENIHLDGMKYKGEPTDAVFTLALAYWGDFQIELIRPENDAPSIYSDEYAATEGLHHVCMLVDDIAEARRVCAKQGAEVVIEGKFGTSEVIYVDSGKGTGHLVEILQQDPSGPDLFGIIKAASVDWDGSEPVRRFS; encoded by the coding sequence ATGGCGCGCAGCGAAACGATTTCAGCCTTGGGCGATGTGATGCAGCTGGCCTTTGTGCCGGATGATTTCGATGCGGCGATCAAGCATTGGACCGAAACCATGGGGGTGGGGCCGTTTTACCTCATCGAGAACATCCATCTGGACGGCATGAAGTACAAGGGCGAGCCGACTGATGCGGTGTTCACGCTTGCGCTTGCCTATTGGGGCGACTTCCAGATCGAACTGATCAGGCCGGAGAATGACGCACCTTCAATCTATTCGGATGAGTATGCCGCCACAGAAGGGCTGCATCATGTCTGCATGCTGGTTGACGACATTGCTGAAGCCCGCCGCGTTTGCGCCAAGCAAGGCGCGGAGGTCGTAATCGAAGGCAAATTCGGCACAAGCGAAGTGATCTATGTCGACTCCGGGAAAGGGACTGGCCATCTGGTCGAAATCCTGCAGCAGGACCCTTCAGGGCCTGACCTCTTCGGGATCATCAAAGCCGCCAGCGTCGATTGGGATGGGAGCGAGCCGGTTAGAAGGTTTAGCTAG
- a CDS encoding helix-turn-helix transcriptional regulator translates to MATNVVELRAPRDSEGLNDLLEQVTIRSAEDIHDAAVAIARIAESYGMQVSMCDDISSKETMLDTDGTILNADVFGWVADGERWWEDHRLALSSPLPRACRYESEPFWVNEHGFHTRWKNSYLEEIDLSDFEKRSMCKAAIVIPVHLPFGQISANSFIALDRSKDDLSVEFAQHGSLFSQITRRFIAGYVQAHRTKRRIPSDCVLSKREVECLRWAAIGKTDKEISMILERSHATIRYHIHRAGEKLDSVNRAQTIFKAGQLGYLGANS, encoded by the coding sequence ATGGCTACCAATGTTGTCGAATTGCGCGCCCCCCGCGACAGCGAAGGGCTGAACGACTTACTTGAACAGGTTACTATCCGCAGCGCGGAAGACATTCACGATGCTGCGGTTGCGATCGCTCGCATCGCTGAGAGTTACGGCATGCAGGTTTCCATGTGCGACGATATCTCGTCCAAGGAAACCATGCTGGATACGGACGGTACCATCCTCAACGCTGACGTGTTCGGTTGGGTCGCCGATGGAGAGCGTTGGTGGGAAGATCATCGTCTCGCGCTCAGCTCACCTTTGCCGCGCGCCTGCCGCTATGAAAGCGAGCCGTTCTGGGTCAACGAGCATGGCTTCCATACCCGTTGGAAGAACTCCTACCTTGAAGAAATTGACCTTTCGGATTTCGAAAAGCGATCGATGTGCAAGGCAGCAATCGTGATACCGGTGCACTTGCCCTTCGGTCAGATTTCCGCGAACAGCTTCATCGCGCTGGACCGCAGCAAAGACGATCTATCCGTGGAGTTTGCGCAGCATGGTTCGCTGTTCTCGCAGATCACACGTCGATTCATCGCCGGCTATGTGCAAGCGCATCGCACGAAACGCCGCATTCCGTCAGACTGCGTTCTGTCAAAGCGCGAAGTCGAATGCCTGCGCTGGGCTGCAATTGGCAAGACCGACAAGGAAATCAGCATGATCCTTGAGCGGTCCCACGCGACGATCCGCTATCACATTCATCGCGCGGGTGAGAAGCTGGACAGTGTCAATCGTGCGCAGACCATCTTCAAGGCGGGTCAGTTGGGGTACTTGGGGGCGAATTCTTGA